In Janthinobacterium agaricidamnosum NBRC 102515 = DSM 9628, the DNA window GCACGGTCGAGCTGGGCGAAGCGGTGTATTGGAGCCGTTCGCGCAAGAAACTGTGGCACAAGGGCGAGGAATCCGGCCATATCCAGAAAGTGCTGGAAATCCGCCTCGATTGCGACGAAGACGTGGTGCTGCTGAAAATCGAGCAAACCGGCGGCATCGCCTGCCATACCGGCCGCCACTCATGCTTTTTCCAGAAGTTCGAAGGCGACGAAAAACACGGCGAATGGCAAGTCGCCGAACCGGTGCTGCGCGACCCGGCCGCCATTTACCCTGACGCGGACCAGCCGAAATGAGCGAAACCCTGAAACGCCTGGCCGCGGTGATCGAATCGCGCAAGCCGGCCAATGGCGGCGACCCGGCCACCTCGTATGTGGCGCGGCTGTTCGCCAAGGGCGACGATGCGATCTTGAAGAAGATCGGCGAAGAAGCCACCGAGACCGTGATGGCGGCCAAGGATGCGCGGCGCGACCACGATAGTTCCAAGGTCTTGTACGAATGTGCCGACCTGTGGTTCCATAGCATGGTGATGCTGGCCCAGTTCGATTTGACGCCGCAGCAAGTGCTGGACGAACTGGCGCGCCGCGAAGGCATCTCCGGTATCGAAGAAAAAGCGTCGCGCAAAGATGATCTTGCCGGCGCCTGATAAAACGTCCATGGCGGTGCTGCATTGCCTGAACGTTTTTCAGGTGCCCTTACAATGAAGGAAGTGTGCGTGGAAAACTGTATTTTTTGCAAAATTGCGGCAAAACAAATTCCCTCCAGCATAGTCTATGAAGATGAAGACTTGTTGGCGTTCAAGGATATCAATCCGGCGGCGCCGGTCCATGTGCTGATCATTCCGAAAAACCATGTGGCGACCTTGTCCGATTGCGACGACAGCCACGTGCTGGTGCTGGGCAAGATGCTGCGCCTGGCGGCCAGGCTGGCGGTCGAATTCGGTTGCGCCGTCAGCCATGATGCCGATGGCGTGGCGAGCGGCGGTTACAAGACGCTGATCAATAGTGGACCGGATGGCGGACAAGAGGTGTACCATCTGCACTTGCACCTGATTGGTGGTCCAAAGCCGTGGTCTGGTCAGCGTTAAAGCAGGCTTAAGCAACGATCTCGGCATGACGGTCGTGCATCGCGTATACTGTTGACATTGGTTTTAAGCAATTGTGGGCAAATTCGCCCGACAAGGAGAACATCATGGGTTCATTGAGTATTTGGCACTGGCTGATCGTGCTGGTAATTGTGATGCTGGTATTCGGCACCAAGAAGCTGGGCAATATGGGCAGCGACATCGGCAAGGCCGTCAAGGGCTTCAAGGATGGCGTCAAGGGCGAGGAAGACAAGCCGGCCCAGAACGTGCCGCCGTCGCAAGTGGCCGACAAGAGCACTATCGATATTGAAGCGAAAGAGAAAAGCAAGTTCTGATGCCGTGGCCGGGGCCATGCCCCAGCCGCTCATCCGTCTTTGAGACTTTATGATCGATCTCGGTCTTTCCAAAATCGCCATCATCGGCGTGGTTGCGTTGATAGTCATCGGCCCTGAAAAGTTGCCGAAAGTGGCACGCATGGCCGGGTCGCTGTATGGCCGCGCGCAGCGCTACCTGAATGAAGTCAAATCCGAGGTCAGTCGCGAAATCGAACTCGAAGAGTTGAAGAACCTGCAAAAAGAAGTGCAGGACGCGGCCCATTCGATCCAGAGCGGGGTCGAGAACTCGATCGCCGACAACCTCGCGCAAGTTGAAAACGCGTGGCGCGGCGATGAAACCATCATGGCGCCGATCGCGACCCAGGAAGACCAGAGCCGCAAGGTGCGCGAATTCCGCCGCAAGAAATTGGGGCGCACGTCCGCCATTCCGGCCTGGTATAAACAGCGTAACAACGGCAAGATGCACGTCATTTCGGGTGCGGCGCGGGTTGCCAAGTTCCGTCCCACCCGTCAATCCAAGGTTTCTTTTTACTAATGACAAGTAAATCCCCGGTTGAAGAGACCTTTATTTCGCACCTGGTCGAATTGCGTGACCGCCTGGTCAAGGCATCGATCGGTATCCTGGTGGTCGGCGCCTGCCTGTTTTACTGGCCGGGCCCGGCGCAGATCTACGACTTCATTGCCGAACCGATGCTCGCTTCCTTGCCGGCCGGTTCCAAAATGATCGCCACCGGCGTCATTTCGCCGTTCCTGGTGCCGATGAAAGTGACGCTGGTGCTGGCCTTCATCCTGTCGCTGCCGTGGGTGCTGTACCAGCTGTGGGCGTTTATCGCGCCCGGCCTGTACACCCATGAAAAACGGCTGATCGCACCGCTGGTGATTTCGTCGTCGCTGCTGTTCATCGCCGGCGTGGCCTTCTGTTATTTCTTTGTGTTTGGGCGGGTGTTCCATTTCATCACCAATTTTTCGCCCAGTTCGATCGCGGTCACGCCCGATATTGAAAACTACCTCGATTTTGTGATGTCGATGTGCCTGGCCTTCGGCGCCACCTTCGAGGTGCCGGTGGTGGTGGTGATCCTGGTACGCATGGGCCTGGTCACCATCGCCAAGCTGAAGGAGCTGCGCCCGTACGTGGTAGTCGGCGCCTTCGTCATCGCCGCCATCGTCACGCCTCCGGATGTGGTCAGCCAATTCTCGCTGGCGATCCCGATGTGGATACTGTTCGAGCTGGGCTTGCTGGTGGCGCCGATGTTTGTGCGCGCCACCCAGGCGCCGGAAGAGCCTTCCTGACCGGCCGGCAAGCCTTCAGACAAAGAACCGCCCCTCCATCGTGGAGCCGGCGGTTTTTTCATGGCGCATCGCATGTGTCACGATAGGAGACGTTAAATATTAAGTTCCTTGCAACTTGGGGTAAGATGGCGCTATCCAACTCCCCGAGGCTGCTCATCATGGCTGGTGAAATCATTCGTATCGGCGACCCCACTTCGCATGGCGGCAAGGTGCTGGAAGGCTCGGCCACCGACATTTGCCACGGCAAGGCGATCGCCTATGTCGGCCACATGACTTTTTGCCCCAAGTGCAAGGGCAACTTTCCCATCGTCGAAGGCGTCGCCACCACCACCCTGTACGGCAAGGGCGTGGCGGTGGCCGGCATGAAGACCGCCTGCGGCGCGACGCTGACGGCGACCCAGTTCACCGATACGGCCGGCGGATAAGCTGGCGCTGATGGTTTGCCGCTTAGCGGTCCTGCATCAACTCCTTGATCACCTTGACCGGGGCTTTGCCGTAGCTGAGGAATTGTTCGTGGAAGTCCTTCAGCACGAACTTGCTGCCCAGCGCCTGCTTGCGCTGTTCGCGCAATTCCATGATGTCGCTGTAGCCGCTGAAGTAGCTGGTCAGTTGCACCGAGCTCAATTGCACGCGGCGCCATTTTTCGGCCGCTTCGCGCTGGGTCTGGAAGGCTTGCTTGGTCAGCAAGTCCATGGCCTGCTCCTGCGTCATGCCGAGCACGTGCACGCTGTAGTCGAGAATGGTATTGGTGACGCTGCGTAAGTTCCACTTGGAATACATCAGCCACATTTCCGGCGCATTGTCGCCATAGCCCGATTCCAGCATCATCCGTTCGCCATACACGGCCCAGCCTTCGATCATGGCGCCATTGCCAAAGATGGATTTGACGATCGATGGCGATTTGTTGGCGTAGATCAATTGCGTGTAATGGCCGGGGATCGCTTCGTGGATATTCAGGATTTGCAAGATCCAGTGGTTGTATTCGCGCAAGCTGCTTTCGGCCTGTTCCGGCGTTTCGCCATCGAGCGGGGTGACGTTGTAATAGGTGCGGTCTTGCGGACGGTACGGGCCTGGCGCCTCGATGCTGGCGCCGGCCACGCCGCGCTGGTAGGCCGGGGTTTCACGCACCACCAGCGGTTTTTTCGGGTCCATGCTGATCAGGTTATGGCTGGTGACCCATTCCTGCAATTGCGGAATCTGGCGCCGGATTTCCGACACGAAATCGGCCGGCGCCACATGGTTGTTCGACAGCTTGTCGATCACCATGCCGATCCTGGTGTTGCGGTCGGCCGGCTTGGCCACGTCGCCCATGGTCCTGGCCCACAGTTCGTCGGACAGGCTGTCCATATGGGCCAGCAATGCCTCGCGCGCGACCAGCGCTTTCTGGTACATCTGCTCGGCGCTGACGCTGGCCTGGATATCGTAGGCAAATTTCTGCTCATACAATTCCTTGCCGATACGGAAAGAGCGCGCATTGCCATTTTGCGCCAGGCTCTTGTCGAGGTCGCCCAGCCAGGCGGCATAACCCTGCACTGCGTCGCGCGCGGCGGCGATGCGCAGCGAGTACAAACTCTTTTCGCTCGGGCTGAGGATGGATGCCTGCGCCGTCTTGTCGAGGTCGGCCAGCACGGTCAGCACGCCGCTGCTCTGGGCAATTGCCAACTGGGTATGTTCGCGGGTCGGGTTGACGATGTTGGCGCGTGCCGCCGCGTAATATTCCGGCACCTTGGCGATACGCTTGAGCAAGGTGCGCAAGCGTTGCGGCTGGGCCGCGTATTCGGTGTTCAAGATGTAATCGATGGCGCTGGCGATATTGTAGCTGGCCGGATTCCATTCGAATTGGCGGAAGGTGGTCAGGTACCAGCGGTCCGCATTCAATTTATTGAGCAGCACGGCCAGGTCGGTGCGTTGTTTGTCCGACAGTTGGCGGGCATCGATCTTGCCGAATTTAGCTTGCCATTCATCGAGGAAGGCCAGTTGCTGCTGGCGGTAAGCCTGGTCGGGAATGGTCAGGTTGGCGGCGCCGTCGTATTTACCGGCAGGAATGGCGCGTTCCGGATCGAGACGCCACAGCGCGGTCAGGAACTGGCCGCTCAGGGCATCCATCGCCTTATCCTTGCTGCGCTCGGCCGGCGCGGCTGCCGCGGCAGGGGCGGCTTTCTTTTTGGCGCTATTTTTGGCACTGCTGCTGGAGGAGGCTTTGGCGGGTTGGTGATGCTTCCTGGCGGCGCTGGCTGGCGCCATCGTGAAGGCCAGCAAGCATGCGGCGAGCGCAATTTTGGTTTTCATCATCTGGGACTATCTCTTGGAAATGGTGCAAAAACCGCATCGAGGCGGACGTGTGTCTTATCGTTTTTGGGGATGACTCCGCTTTATGGGGACACAGATTAGCATTAATCGGCCCCGAATTGAACGCGGCGGCCTGAGCGCAGGGAGCCTCGCGCTTTAGTTGACCCGGTGATCGCGTATCATTTCTTGCAGATGGGCATTCAATGTCGCGACCGCTGCCTTGCCGTTGGCCATGCCGGTCAGCGTGATTTCGCTGGTCTTGGTATAGCGGTGGCCGATCCGTATCGTGTAGGAACGCGACAGCCAGCTCCAGAACGACGGCTGGTACGTCGCCTCATCCATGTCGCGCCATTTGACGCCGCTGATGCCTTTGCTCCACGGTAGGAAACCGGACGCCAGCCAGACCCCGACTTCGTCGTAATACAACTGGTAGCTGCGCGCGCTCAGGATGCGGTAGCCGATGATCAGCGCCGCGACGATCAATGAAACGGCGGCAACTTTTTCACCCCAGCGGAACGATAGGCGCACCATGAACAGGAAGATCAGCGCCATGCAAAAGGTGCCGACGTAGGCGGTCCACGATTTGCCGCACAGGACGGTGGCATGCAGTTTGATGCTGACGGCGTTTTCTTCACTCATGATGCGCGATCCGGAAATCAAAAAAACGCATGATTACATGGATGCGGCGAAATTGGCAGCCGTGTCCCCTCATTTTTTCAATCCTTCTTGTAACATGCCCAACATGTCGCCAGCCGACATGCGCGCCGCCGCGTCGCTGCCTTCCAGCAAGCTGTCGGCCAGGTCGCGTTTATGCTGGTGCAAGTCGACGATGCTTTCCTCGATGGTGTGTTTCGCCACCAGCCGGTAAATCGTCACCGGCCGCAATTGCCCCATGCGGTGGGCGCGGTCCGAGGCCTGGTCTTCGACGGCCGGGTTCCACCACGGGTCCATGTGGATCACGTAATCGGCGGCGGTCAAATTGATGCCCATGCCGCCCGCTTTCAGGCTGATCAGGAATACATCGCCGTGGCCGGCCTGGAAGGCGTCGACCCGTACCTTGCGTTCATGCATCGGCGTCGCGCCATCCAGGTATTGATAGGCGATGCCGTGCTGGTCCAGGTGTTGCCGGATCAGCGTCAAATGATCGACGAACTGGCTGAATACCAGCACCTTGTGGCGGTTTTCCAGCAAGCCCGACAACAGCTCGGCAAACGCCGTGAGCTTGCTGCTGGCCAAGCCCAGTTCCGGTGCCACCAATTGCGGATTGCAACAGGCACGGCGCAGCTTCATGATTTCCGCCAGGATCTGGATGGCTTTTTTCGACGCCGGGCCTTCCACCATCGCCAGTTTTTCCAGCGCTTCGCGGCGCAGCGATTCGTACAGCGCCGTTTCTTGCGGCGACAAATCGACTTCCAGCACGATTTCAGTACGTGGCGGCAATTCGGACAGCACTTGCGTCTTGGTCCTGCGCAAGATGAACGGCTGTATCAAACGTTTCAGCCGCAGCCGCGCGCCCGCTTCGGCGCGTTTATCCTGGGCCCGCTCGATCGGGCCGGCAAAGCGCAGGTTGAATTGGTCCATGCTGCCGAGCAAACCGGGATTGATGAAGCGGAACAAATTCCACAATTCGCCGAGGTGATTTTCCAGCGGCGTGCCGCTGGCCACCATGCGGAAATCGCCTTGCAGCGCCATCACCGCTTGCGAGCGCTTGGTGGCCGCATTCTTGATCGCCTGGGCTTCATCGAGCACGATGGTGTGCCATTTTACGTCGGCAAATAATTTCGCTTCCTGTTGCAGCAAGCCGTAGCTGGCCACCACCAGGTCGAACGGCTGCACCTTGGCCAGCGTATCGCCGCGGTCGCCGGCGCCGAACAGTGTGACGTTCAAGGTCGGCGCAAAACGCGCCGCTTCGCTGATCCAGTTCATGCAGACCGAAGTCGGCGCGATTACCAGCGTCGGGCCGTCTGGCGCGCGCGACAATATCAGCGCCAGCGCCTGCAAGGTCTTGCCCAGGCCCATGTCGTCGGCCAGGCAGGCGCCGACGCCCCAGTGCGCCAGCCGGGCCAGCCATGCGAAGCCGGCCAGTTGATAATCGCGCAACTCGGCTTGCAAGGTGCTGGGCAATTGCGGCACGAAATTTTCCAGTTCCTGCAGCCGCGCCAGATGCGATTTCCACAGTTTGTCGGCCTTGATACCACCGGCGTCGTTGGCCAGTTCTTCCAGTGCGAACGCGGCCAGCGGATGGACCCGCACGCCGTCGCCGGTCGACTCGCCGAAGGCCGCCAATGCCGACAGGCGGCGGTGCAATTCATCGCTGAGCGCGAGGAACTGGTTATCGCCCAGCGCGACAAACCGGCTTTTGTTGTTTTGCATCAAGTCGAGCAAGGCGCGCAAGTCGAGCACCTTGTTTTCATCGACTTGCAATTCGCCGCTGGCGGCAAACCAATCCTTGCCGCTCTTGATCGACATGCTCAACTGTTGCGAGTCGATGCGCTTGCTGACGCGGAAGGATTCGCCCTCCGGCCATGCGATGACGATGCTTTCCGGATCGAGTTCTTGTAGTTCGACCAGCAATTGCAGCGACGTCGACGGCTGGCCCAGCAGCCATTCGCCATGCTCTTCCTCGGCTTCTTCCAATACCCGGCAACTGCCTGTCATCTGGCGCTGTGCTGCGCGTTCCGCATTCAAGTCGCGGCGCGCCTGCACCGGCCGGCCGTCGAGATCGGCAAACACGCTTTCGGCGCCGCTGCCCGGCGCGTAATAGGCACCGCCGCCGGGCAGCGGACGCACCAGGATTTGCATCTTCAAGCCTTGCTGGTAAGGCAGCAAGTGAATATGCAGCCGCGCATCGGCGGCGATCTGTTCCGCATTGTCGGGACCGCCGCCGATATCCGATTGCACCGTCACCAGCGAGGAAATCGCGCGGATCGCTTGCAGCACTTGTTTTTCCGCATGCACCGGCACGGCCAGGCTGGCGCCGACGATGGCGGCGATGCGCCGGTGTTCGTCGAGGATGTGCACGACACGCAAGCGGGTCGGCGTTTCTTTCGTGACGACCACGCTGCAATCATGCTCGGGGATCGCCGGTTGCAGGCTGAGCCATAATTGGCCGCCATGCTTTTTGATCAGCAATTCCGGTTCGGCCGGCAGCAAATCGACCCGGTTCTCCGGCGCATCCATCCAGAACACCAGCGGATGGCCGATCAGCGCGACGATGGCCTTGTCCGGTTCGATTTCATAGCGCACGGCCGAGGAATAATATTGCATCCGAGGCGCAATCGCGCCGGCCGCGCGCACGTCTTGCGGCGACAGGAAATCGATTTCCGGCGCATCGTCATGCAAGCGCTTCAAACCCATCGCGCGGCCCTTGCTCCACACGCCGCGCGCATCGCGTTTTTGTTCGCGCGGCTCGATTTCGGTGATGCCGTGACGCGGGTCGAAGGCAATCATCCACACCAGCCGCGCACTGTTGCCGGCCGCTTCGGCGGGGGCTTGCTGTTGCAGGTTGATCAGCGCACTGAGCTGGCGCTGCCACGCTTCCTGGCGCTCGAACCACGGCGCCATGTCGACAAAGCCGTAGCGTGCCATGTGCGTGGCGGCATAACTTTGCTGTTCCAGGTCGCCCAGCTGGCCCAGCAAGTTGGCCGCTTGCGCCGCGATCAGATAAAAACCGGCGGCATCGGCTTGCCGCACCATGTCGCGCAATGCGACCTGGTGGTCGGCCAGTTGCGGCAATGCCAGCCAGTAATACAGCAAGGCCTGGAACATTTGCGGCTGCATCCGGGTTTCCCAGTTGCGAGTCGGAATGATGTTGGCCTGCATGGTGCCGGCACGTACCTGGCGCAGCATGCTCAATTGCTGGTAGACCACGCTGTCGTGGTTCTGCTGGGCGCGCAAGGCCAGTTCCAGGTAAGACTCGGCCTGTTTCAGCAGCTTGGCGTCTGTGCTGCGCAGCAAGGCCAGCACATATAAATGGCCGCCGATGCCGGCGAAACATAATTTGCGCTTGCCGGACTCGCGCCGCAGCAGTTTCAGCGCAGCTTCAAAACCGGCCAGCGCCGCCATCTGTTCGCCGCGCAGCAGTTGGATGACGCTGGCAAACATGTGCGCCAGCCCACCATCCTCGCCTTGCAGCAAGCCGCTGGCATCGTCCAGCCGGCCGCACAGGATCGCATCCTCGGCCAGCGTCAGCCGCAAGCTGGACACCACGGTATCGCCGCTGGCCACGCGCCGCTGCAGATGTTGCTGGCAAAATTCACGTAGTTGCGGCGCGCTGGGCGGTTCGTACTGGCTATTGCCCAGCAAGATGGCCAGGATTTCATCTTGCAGCAGCGGATGCACGCGGGCGATCATGTCCGGCTCGAATGGCCGGCCAAAGATGTCGATCAGCGGATGCAATTGCGCCGCTTCGTAGCAGGCCATGCAGGCCGTCAGCAGCGGCACCACTTGTTGTGGCGCATCGCCGCGCAGCAAGGCGATACGCAGGCGCGCCACACCCTGGCGGTAGCTGCGCAGCTCGACATAACCATCCCAGTTGCGGCGCACCGGGTTGATGCTTTCGACCGCCTCGCCCAGGTCGCGGAACACATGGCTGTCGAGCGCGGCGCGCATCGCCGGCCAGCGCAGCCGCGAGCCGCAACTGAAACCGCGCCCGGTGACTTCGCTGATCAATTCCAGCCGGGCCAGCCGTTGCAATACTTCCAGCACCACCGGCAGCTTGAAATACCTGCCGTCCGGCTGATTGATATTGGCCCGCTGCAAATGCTCGAAGACCGCATGTTTTCCGACCGGTTCGCCGACGATGGCCAGCAGCGCCAGGATCATTTTTTCATGCTGTTCCAGTGCATCGAATTCTTCAAGCAATTGCGGGGGGTTCATGTCGTATCAAGCCAGGTTATCGATATGCACGGGGGCGGCTTGCCCGGCGCGATGCAGGCCGAAGACCCGCAGGTAAAAATACAGCTCGGCTTCCAGCGTGCGGACGATGTTTTCCCCCTTGCGGAAACCATGGCCTTCGCCTTCCAGCGCAATATAGGCGACCGGCACGCCGCGCGCTTTTAATGCGTCGACCATGGTTTCCGATTGCTGCGGCAGCACCACTTTATCGTCCAGGCCCTGGAAGAAAATCATCGGCCGTTTCAGGCGCCCGGTATGGTGGATCGGCGAACGGGCCTGGTACAGCGCTTCGGCTTGCGGCTGTGGCGCGATCAGGTAGGCAGTGTATTGCGATTCGAATTTATGCGTATCCTGGTCCAGTGCTTTCAAGTCGGATACGCCGTAATAACTGGCGCCGGCCTTGAACACGTCATGGAAGGTCAGCGCGCACAAGGTGGTCATGCCGCCGGCGCTGCCGCCGCGGATGATCAGGCGTTCCTTGTCGGCCAGGCCCCGTTCGGCCAGGTACGCGGCGCCGGCGATGCAATCCTCGACATCGACAATGCCCCACTGGCCTTGCAGCGCATCGCGGTATGCGCGTCCGAAACCGCTGCTGCCGCCATAGTTGACGTCCAGTACGCCAAAGCCGCGGCTGGTCCAGAACTGGATCGCCAATTTCAGGGTATTGCTGGCCATGTTGGTCGGGCCGCCATGGCCGATGACGATGACCGGCGGCTGGTCGCCGGCCGGTGCGTGATGGTCGGCATTGTGCGGCGCATAAAAAAAGGCGTGCGACGTGCGGCCATTGCTGCTTGGATAGCTGATGCTTTCCGGTACAGACAGATAAGCCACTTCGGGCAACTGGCTGATCGACTGGCTCAGCACTTCCAGTTCGCCATTGGCAAAATCGATGCGCGCCAATTCCGGCGCAATCGTCGGGCTGCCGCCCAGCAAGGCGACAAAACCGGGGCCGACCCGCAATTCGCGGATTTCCTGGTACGGATTGGCGATGCTTTCCAGCCGCGCCGCGCCGGGCGACAAGCGGCCCAGGTGACTGACGCCGTTTTGCAGAT includes these proteins:
- the tatA gene encoding Sec-independent protein translocase subunit TatA, translated to MGSLSIWHWLIVLVIVMLVFGTKKLGNMGSDIGKAVKGFKDGVKGEEDKPAQNVPPSQVADKSTIDIEAKEKSKF
- a CDS encoding DUF885 domain-containing protein, translating into MMKTKIALAACLLAFTMAPASAARKHHQPAKASSSSSAKNSAKKKAAPAAAAAPAERSKDKAMDALSGQFLTALWRLDPERAIPAGKYDGAANLTIPDQAYRQQQLAFLDEWQAKFGKIDARQLSDKQRTDLAVLLNKLNADRWYLTTFRQFEWNPASYNIASAIDYILNTEYAAQPQRLRTLLKRIAKVPEYYAAARANIVNPTREHTQLAIAQSSGVLTVLADLDKTAQASILSPSEKSLYSLRIAAARDAVQGYAAWLGDLDKSLAQNGNARSFRIGKELYEQKFAYDIQASVSAEQMYQKALVAREALLAHMDSLSDELWARTMGDVAKPADRNTRIGMVIDKLSNNHVAPADFVSEIRRQIPQLQEWVTSHNLISMDPKKPLVVRETPAYQRGVAGASIEAPGPYRPQDRTYYNVTPLDGETPEQAESSLREYNHWILQILNIHEAIPGHYTQLIYANKSPSIVKSIFGNGAMIEGWAVYGERMMLESGYGDNAPEMWLMYSKWNLRSVTNTILDYSVHVLGMTQEQAMDLLTKQAFQTQREAAEKWRRVQLSSVQLTSYFSGYSDIMELREQRKQALGSKFVLKDFHEQFLSYGKAPVKVIKELMQDR
- a CDS encoding alpha/beta hydrolase family protein yields the protein MTSASSRTTAPYGVWPSPISAAVVAAGSSPLTQVALGGPDGSDIFWLAGRASEGGRHTLLRRRDAQVAELTPAPLNVRTRVHEYGGGAYVVDGDTVYFSHFADNLIYVKAGDAEARPLSRPGTQRHADFIVDQQRQRLIGVRELHPAEGHALPDNSLCAVNFDGSETVLAQGHDFYAAPRLSPDGRSLAWLSWDHPRMPWQGTELWLAEVHDDGTLSTPRLIAGGLRESICQPEWSPQGLLHFVSDSSGWWNLYRLHGATIEALCPVAAEFATPHWTFGGSMYGFLPEGDIICTYLQNGVSHLGRLSPGAARLESIANPYQEIRELRVGPGFVALLGGSPTIAPELARIDFANGELEVLSQSISQLPEVAYLSVPESISYPSSNGRTSHAFFYAPHNADHHAPAGDQPPVIVIGHGGPTNMASNTLKLAIQFWTSRGFGVLDVNYGGSSGFGRAYRDALQGQWGIVDVEDCIAGAAYLAERGLADKERLIIRGGSAGGMTTLCALTFHDVFKAGASYYGVSDLKALDQDTHKFESQYTAYLIAPQPQAEALYQARSPIHHTGRLKRPMIFFQGLDDKVVLPQQSETMVDALKARGVPVAYIALEGEGHGFRKGENIVRTLEAELYFYLRVFGLHRAGQAAPVHIDNLA
- the hisI gene encoding phosphoribosyl-AMP cyclohydrolase; amino-acid sequence: MASNAKWLKKVKWDEHGLVPVIAQEAGSNDVLMFAWMNRDALARTVELGEAVYWSRSRKKLWHKGEESGHIQKVLEIRLDCDEDVVLLKIEQTGGIACHTGRHSCFFQKFEGDEKHGEWQVAEPVLRDPAAIYPDADQPK
- a CDS encoding DEAD/DEAH box helicase, giving the protein MNPPQLLEEFDALEQHEKMILALLAIVGEPVGKHAVFEHLQRANINQPDGRYFKLPVVLEVLQRLARLELISEVTGRGFSCGSRLRWPAMRAALDSHVFRDLGEAVESINPVRRNWDGYVELRSYRQGVARLRIALLRGDAPQQVVPLLTACMACYEAAQLHPLIDIFGRPFEPDMIARVHPLLQDEILAILLGNSQYEPPSAPQLREFCQQHLQRRVASGDTVVSSLRLTLAEDAILCGRLDDASGLLQGEDGGLAHMFASVIQLLRGEQMAALAGFEAALKLLRRESGKRKLCFAGIGGHLYVLALLRSTDAKLLKQAESYLELALRAQQNHDSVVYQQLSMLRQVRAGTMQANIIPTRNWETRMQPQMFQALLYYWLALPQLADHQVALRDMVRQADAAGFYLIAAQAANLLGQLGDLEQQSYAATHMARYGFVDMAPWFERQEAWQRQLSALINLQQQAPAEAAGNSARLVWMIAFDPRHGITEIEPREQKRDARGVWSKGRAMGLKRLHDDAPEIDFLSPQDVRAAGAIAPRMQYYSSAVRYEIEPDKAIVALIGHPLVFWMDAPENRVDLLPAEPELLIKKHGGQLWLSLQPAIPEHDCSVVVTKETPTRLRVVHILDEHRRIAAIVGASLAVPVHAEKQVLQAIRAISSLVTVQSDIGGGPDNAEQIAADARLHIHLLPYQQGLKMQILVRPLPGGGAYYAPGSGAESVFADLDGRPVQARRDLNAERAAQRQMTGSCRVLEEAEEEHGEWLLGQPSTSLQLLVELQELDPESIVIAWPEGESFRVSKRIDSQQLSMSIKSGKDWFAASGELQVDENKVLDLRALLDLMQNNKSRFVALGDNQFLALSDELHRRLSALAAFGESTGDGVRVHPLAAFALEELANDAGGIKADKLWKSHLARLQELENFVPQLPSTLQAELRDYQLAGFAWLARLAHWGVGACLADDMGLGKTLQALALILSRAPDGPTLVIAPTSVCMNWISEAARFAPTLNVTLFGAGDRGDTLAKVQPFDLVVASYGLLQQEAKLFADVKWHTIVLDEAQAIKNAATKRSQAVMALQGDFRMVASGTPLENHLGELWNLFRFINPGLLGSMDQFNLRFAGPIERAQDKRAEAGARLRLKRLIQPFILRRTKTQVLSELPPRTEIVLEVDLSPQETALYESLRREALEKLAMVEGPASKKAIQILAEIMKLRRACCNPQLVAPELGLASSKLTAFAELLSGLLENRHKVLVFSQFVDHLTLIRQHLDQHGIAYQYLDGATPMHERKVRVDAFQAGHGDVFLISLKAGGMGINLTAADYVIHMDPWWNPAVEDQASDRAHRMGQLRPVTIYRLVAKHTIEESIVDLHQHKRDLADSLLEGSDAAARMSAGDMLGMLQEGLKK
- a CDS encoding histidine triad nucleotide-binding protein gives rise to the protein MENCIFCKIAAKQIPSSIVYEDEDLLAFKDINPAAPVHVLIIPKNHVATLSDCDDSHVLVLGKMLRLAARLAVEFGCAVSHDADGVASGGYKTLINSGPDGGQEVYHLHLHLIGGPKPWSGQR
- the tatB gene encoding Sec-independent protein translocase protein TatB is translated as MIDLGLSKIAIIGVVALIVIGPEKLPKVARMAGSLYGRAQRYLNEVKSEVSREIELEELKNLQKEVQDAAHSIQSGVENSIADNLAQVENAWRGDETIMAPIATQEDQSRKVREFRRKKLGRTSAIPAWYKQRNNGKMHVISGAARVAKFRPTRQSKVSFY
- a CDS encoding phosphoribosyl-ATP diphosphatase, with the protein product MSETLKRLAAVIESRKPANGGDPATSYVARLFAKGDDAILKKIGEEATETVMAAKDARRDHDSSKVLYECADLWFHSMVMLAQFDLTPQQVLDELARREGISGIEEKASRKDDLAGA
- a CDS encoding PAAR domain-containing protein, producing MAGEIIRIGDPTSHGGKVLEGSATDICHGKAIAYVGHMTFCPKCKGNFPIVEGVATTTLYGKGVAVAGMKTACGATLTATQFTDTAGG
- the tatC gene encoding twin-arginine translocase subunit TatC, with protein sequence MTSKSPVEETFISHLVELRDRLVKASIGILVVGACLFYWPGPAQIYDFIAEPMLASLPAGSKMIATGVISPFLVPMKVTLVLAFILSLPWVLYQLWAFIAPGLYTHEKRLIAPLVISSSLLFIAGVAFCYFFVFGRVFHFITNFSPSSIAVTPDIENYLDFVMSMCLAFGATFEVPVVVVILVRMGLVTIAKLKELRPYVVVGAFVIAAIVTPPDVVSQFSLAIPMWILFELGLLVAPMFVRATQAPEEPS